One window of the Enterobacter huaxiensis genome contains the following:
- the ilvB gene encoding acetolactate synthase large subunit, whose amino-acid sequence MASSGITSSKTRFTGAQLIVHLLERQGITIVAGIPGGTVLPLYDALSQSTQIRHVLARHEQGAGFIAQGMARTQGKPAVCMACSGPGATNLVTAIADARLDSIPLICITGQVPSSMIGTDAFQEVDTYGISIPITKHNYLVRDISELPQVISDAFRIAQSGRPGPVWIDIPKDVQTAEIEIDVLPEPGDRSPAPEFSAESVRDAAAMINAAKRPVLYLGGGAINAADEIRQFAEKANLPTTMTLMALGMLPKAHPLSLGMLGMHGARSTNFILQEADLLIVMGARFDDRAIGKTEQFCPNAKIIHVDIDRAELGKIKQPHVAIQGDVAEVLAQLIPQTDAAERADWRQLVADLQREFPGAIPTEGDPLCHYGLINAVAACVDDSAIITTDVGQHQMWTAQAYPLNRPRQWLTSGGLGTMGFGLPAAVGAALANPDRKVICFSGDGSLMMNIQEMATAAENQLDVKIILMNNEALGLVHQQQSLFYKQGVFAATYPGMINFMQIAAGFGLHTCDLNAEEDAHAALQAAISRPGPALIHVRIDPEQKVYPMVPPGAANTEMVGE is encoded by the coding sequence ATGGCAAGTTCGGGCATAACATCCTCAAAGACGCGCTTTACGGGCGCGCAGTTAATCGTTCACTTACTGGAACGACAGGGCATTACCATCGTTGCGGGCATCCCGGGCGGCACGGTTCTTCCGCTGTACGATGCGTTAAGCCAAAGCACGCAAATCCGGCACGTGCTGGCGCGCCACGAGCAGGGGGCAGGATTTATCGCTCAGGGCATGGCGCGTACGCAGGGCAAACCGGCGGTCTGTATGGCCTGCAGCGGCCCGGGCGCAACCAACCTGGTAACCGCCATCGCCGACGCGCGTCTCGACTCGATTCCGCTGATCTGCATTACCGGGCAGGTACCGTCCTCAATGATCGGTACCGATGCGTTCCAGGAAGTGGACACCTACGGCATCTCTATCCCCATCACCAAGCATAACTATTTAGTTCGCGATATCAGCGAGCTGCCTCAGGTTATCAGCGATGCGTTCCGCATTGCGCAGTCCGGCCGCCCGGGCCCGGTGTGGATAGACATTCCTAAGGATGTCCAGACCGCAGAGATCGAGATCGACGTGCTGCCGGAGCCGGGCGACCGTTCCCCCGCGCCGGAATTCAGCGCTGAGAGCGTGCGCGACGCCGCCGCCATGATTAACGCCGCCAAACGCCCGGTGCTCTATCTGGGCGGCGGAGCGATTAACGCCGCGGATGAAATCCGTCAGTTTGCCGAAAAAGCCAACCTGCCGACCACCATGACCCTGATGGCGCTGGGCATGCTGCCCAAAGCGCACCCATTGTCATTAGGTATGCTGGGCATGCACGGCGCGCGCAGCACTAACTTTATTCTGCAAGAAGCTGATTTGCTGATTGTTATGGGCGCGCGTTTTGATGACCGGGCGATTGGCAAAACCGAGCAGTTCTGCCCGAACGCGAAGATCATTCACGTGGATATCGACCGCGCCGAGCTGGGTAAAATCAAACAGCCGCACGTGGCGATTCAGGGCGACGTGGCTGAAGTGCTGGCACAGCTGATCCCACAAACTGACGCAGCCGAGCGCGCCGACTGGCGTCAGCTGGTGGCGGATCTGCAGCGCGAGTTCCCGGGCGCCATTCCAACCGAAGGCGACCCGCTGTGCCACTACGGGCTGATCAACGCCGTGGCCGCCTGCGTGGACGACAGCGCAATTATCACCACCGACGTGGGCCAGCATCAGATGTGGACAGCCCAGGCCTACCCGCTGAACCGTCCGCGCCAGTGGCTGACCTCCGGCGGTCTGGGAACCATGGGCTTCGGCCTGCCTGCAGCAGTTGGTGCGGCGCTGGCGAACCCGGACCGCAAGGTCATCTGTTTCTCCGGCGACGGCAGCCTGATGATGAACATTCAGGAAATGGCGACCGCGGCCGAAAACCAGCTGGACGTGAAAATCATCCTGATGAACAACGAGGCGCTGGGTCTGGTGCACCAGCAGCAGAGCCTGTTCTACAAGCAGGGCGTGTTTGCGGCGACCTATCCGGGGATGATTAACTTTATGCAGATCGCCGCCGGTTTTGGCCTGCACACCTGCGATCTGAATGCGGAAGAAGACGCCCACGCGGCGCTGCAGGCGGCGATTTCTCGCCCCGGCCCGGCGCTGATCCACGTGCGTATCGACCCTGAACAAAAAGTGTATCCGATGGTGCCGCCGGGAGCGGCAAATACTGAGATGGTGGGGGAATAA
- the ilvN gene encoding acetolactate synthase small subunit: MQKQCDNVILELTVRNHPGVMTHVCGLFARRAFNVEGILCLPIQGSEHSRIWLLVNDDQRLEQMMAQIDKLEDVTKVARNQSDPTMFNKIAVFFE, translated from the coding sequence ATGCAGAAACAATGTGATAACGTCATTCTGGAACTCACCGTCCGCAACCACCCTGGCGTCATGACCCACGTCTGCGGGCTCTTCGCCCGCCGGGCGTTTAACGTTGAAGGCATTCTCTGCCTGCCGATTCAGGGCAGCGAGCACAGCCGCATCTGGCTGCTGGTCAACGACGATCAGCGGCTGGAGCAGATGATGGCGCAGATCGACAAGCTGGAAGACGTCACCAAAGTGGCGCGCAACCAGTCCGATCCCACCATGTTTAACAAAATTGCGGTGTTTTTCGAGTAA
- a CDS encoding EamA family transporter, with translation MTITVFCILLFAALLHASWNAIVKAGTDKLYSAISVSGSATVIALVLLPFSPQPTAESWPFLIVSCALQVVYTVLVAKTYQVSDMSQTYPLMRGTAPLLVALISVLALGDSLSWLAWSGIGVICLSILIMAMNGRMQSRKGVWLALLNACFIAGYTLVDGTGVRLSDTALGYTLWTFFMNGFCLLSWAMVARRREASSYLRLHWKKGLLGGVGTMGSYGLALWAMTQAPLAVVAALRETSILFGALIAFVLLKEKVAGLRIAAALGIAGGAILLRLA, from the coding sequence ATGACCATCACCGTTTTCTGCATTTTGCTGTTCGCCGCGCTGCTGCATGCCAGCTGGAACGCCATCGTTAAGGCCGGAACGGACAAACTCTATTCCGCAATAAGCGTCAGCGGCTCCGCCACGGTTATCGCTCTGGTCTTACTGCCCTTTTCCCCGCAGCCAACTGCTGAAAGCTGGCCGTTTTTGATTGTCTCCTGCGCCTTACAGGTGGTCTATACCGTGCTGGTAGCGAAGACCTATCAGGTCTCGGACATGAGCCAGACCTATCCCCTGATGCGCGGTACGGCTCCGCTGCTGGTGGCGCTGATCAGCGTTCTGGCGCTCGGGGATAGCCTCTCCTGGCTTGCCTGGTCCGGCATTGGGGTGATCTGCCTGTCGATTCTCATTATGGCGATGAATGGCCGTATGCAGTCACGCAAAGGGGTCTGGCTGGCCTTGCTAAACGCCTGTTTTATCGCGGGCTATACGCTGGTAGACGGTACGGGCGTGCGTCTCTCAGACACCGCGCTGGGCTATACGCTGTGGACCTTCTTCATGAACGGCTTCTGCCTGCTGAGCTGGGCGATGGTGGCCCGCCGGCGCGAAGCGTCGAGCTACCTGCGCCTGCACTGGAAAAAGGGGCTGCTTGGCGGGGTGGGCACCATGGGTTCATACGGGCTGGCGCTCTGGGCGATGACCCAGGCCCCGCTGGCCGTGGTCGCGGCGCTGCGTGAAACCTCAATTCTTTTTGGCGCGCTGATCGCATTTGTGCTGTTAAAAGAAAAGGTTGCCGGCCTGCGCATCGCCGCCGCGCTGGGTATTGCCGGCGGGGCCATTCTGCTGCGCCTGGCGTGA
- a CDS encoding GNAT family N-acetyltransferase codes for MSRLLIEPVTPDEPGYIALKAESIALNFNMLRRLEENWLRGENRFNAPGEKLLGAFLNGKLVGVCGLNRDPFSQQPRAGRIRHLYVSEKCRGLGIGKQLLTVVTADASIWFDFLNTHAPDAAYGFYQRAGFTPVSDEPRITHRLFCAV; via the coding sequence ATGTCGCGTCTGTTAATTGAGCCTGTTACGCCTGATGAGCCAGGGTATATCGCCCTGAAGGCAGAAAGTATCGCACTGAATTTCAACATGCTGCGCAGGCTGGAAGAGAACTGGCTGCGGGGTGAAAACCGTTTTAACGCACCGGGTGAAAAACTGCTGGGTGCGTTTCTTAACGGTAAGCTGGTGGGCGTATGCGGCCTAAATCGCGATCCGTTCAGCCAGCAGCCGCGCGCCGGGCGTATTCGCCATCTCTACGTCAGCGAGAAGTGCCGCGGGCTGGGTATTGGCAAACAGCTTTTGACCGTGGTGACGGCCGATGCCAGCATCTGGTTTGATTTCCTGAATACCCATGCGCCGGACGCCGCGTACGGGTTCTATCAGCGGGCGGGTTTTACGCCCGTGTCGGATGAACCGCGTATAACGCACCGTCTTTTTTGCGCGGTATAA
- the dsdC gene encoding DNA-binding transcriptional regulator DsdC yields the protein MTDANEARNRLLNGWQLSKMYTFEVAARHESFALAAEELSLSPSAVSHRINLLEEELGIQLFVRSHRKVELTQEGKRVYWTLKSSLDTLNQEILDIKNQALSGTLTVYSRPSIAQCWLVPMLGDFTRRHPSISLTVLTGNDYVNMQRTGVDLALYFDDTPPEHLSHDFLMDEEILPVCSPEYARDHELVTSPDNLSHCTLLHDRQAWSNDSGTDEWLSWAQHFAVNMPPSSGIGFDRSDLAIIAAMNHVGVAMGRKRLVQKRLERGELVAPFGEKTLKCHQHYYISTLSGRQWPKIDAFIGWLKEMTG from the coding sequence ATGACCGATGCAAATGAAGCCAGAAACCGGCTGCTAAACGGCTGGCAGCTGTCAAAAATGTACACTTTTGAAGTGGCGGCCCGGCATGAGTCCTTCGCGCTGGCCGCGGAGGAGCTGTCGCTCAGCCCCAGCGCGGTGAGCCACCGCATCAACCTGCTGGAGGAGGAGCTGGGCATTCAGCTGTTCGTGCGTTCGCACCGTAAAGTGGAGCTGACGCAGGAGGGAAAGCGCGTTTACTGGACGCTCAAATCCTCCCTCGACACGCTGAACCAGGAGATCCTGGACATTAAAAACCAGGCGCTGTCCGGCACGCTGACCGTCTATTCCCGACCGTCGATTGCCCAGTGCTGGCTGGTGCCGATGCTGGGGGATTTTACCCGCCGCCATCCGTCCATTTCGCTGACCGTCCTGACGGGCAACGATTACGTTAATATGCAGCGCACGGGTGTCGATCTGGCGCTCTATTTCGACGATACGCCGCCAGAGCACCTCTCTCATGATTTCCTGATGGATGAGGAGATTTTGCCGGTCTGCTCCCCTGAATACGCTCGTGACCATGAGCTGGTGACAAGCCCAGACAATCTCAGCCACTGCACGCTTCTCCATGACCGCCAGGCCTGGAGCAATGATTCGGGCACGGACGAGTGGCTGAGCTGGGCGCAACATTTTGCCGTAAACATGCCGCCATCATCGGGTATTGGGTTCGATCGTTCTGATTTGGCCATTATCGCTGCAATGAACCACGTTGGCGTGGCGATGGGGCGTAAACGGCTGGTGCAAAAGCGGCTTGAACGCGGCGAATTAGTCGCCCCCTTCGGTGAAAAGACCCTGAAATGCCATCAGCACTACTACATCTCGACGCTCTCTGGTCGACAGTGGCCGAAAATCGATGCCTTTATCGGCTGGCTAAAGGAAATGACGGGCTGA
- the emrD gene encoding multidrug efflux MFS transporter EmrD, with translation MKKQRNVNLLLMLVLLVAVGQMAQTIYIPAIADMAKELNVREGAVQSVMAAYLLTYGVSQLFYGPLSDRVGRRPVILVGMSIFMVATVIAMTTHNLTVLIAASALQGVGTGVGGVMARTLPRDMYQGTQLRHANSLLNMGILVSPLMAPLIGGLLDTMWSWRACYAFLLALCVIVTFSMARWMPETRPKDAPRTKLIASYKTLFGNGSFTCYLLMLIGGLAGIAVFEACSGVLLGAGLGLSSMVVSILFILPIPAAFFGAWFAGRPNKRFSTLMWQSVISCLLAGLMMWIPGLFGVMTVWTLLVPAALFFFGAGMLFPLATSGAMEPFPFLAGTAGALVGGLQNIGSGALAWLSAMLPQTGQASLGLLMTLMGLLILLCWLPLASRVPHHEQPV, from the coding sequence ATGAAAAAACAAAGGAACGTTAACTTATTGTTGATGCTGGTGTTACTGGTGGCCGTCGGTCAGATGGCGCAAACCATCTACATTCCGGCGATTGCCGACATGGCAAAGGAACTTAACGTCCGCGAGGGTGCAGTGCAGAGCGTAATGGCAGCGTACCTGCTGACCTATGGCGTTTCGCAACTCTTTTACGGCCCGCTGTCCGACCGCGTCGGGCGTCGTCCGGTGATCCTGGTGGGCATGAGCATTTTCATGGTGGCAACCGTGATTGCGATGACGACCCATAACCTGACCGTATTGATTGCCGCCAGCGCCCTGCAGGGCGTCGGGACCGGCGTCGGTGGGGTGATGGCGCGAACGTTGCCGCGCGATATGTATCAGGGCACCCAGCTGCGCCACGCCAACAGCTTGCTCAATATGGGCATTCTGGTGAGCCCGCTGATGGCCCCGCTGATCGGCGGCCTGCTGGACACAATGTGGTCATGGCGCGCCTGCTACGCTTTCCTGCTGGCGCTCTGCGTGATTGTCACCTTCAGCATGGCGCGCTGGATGCCGGAAACGCGTCCAAAAGACGCGCCGCGCACGAAGCTGATCGCCAGCTATAAAACGCTGTTCGGCAACGGGTCGTTTACCTGCTACCTGCTGATGCTGATCGGCGGCCTGGCGGGCATTGCGGTGTTTGAAGCCTGCTCCGGCGTGCTGCTGGGCGCGGGGCTGGGCCTGAGCAGCATGGTGGTGAGTATTCTGTTTATTCTGCCGATCCCGGCGGCGTTCTTCGGCGCCTGGTTTGCCGGACGCCCGAACAAGCGTTTCTCAACGCTGATGTGGCAGTCGGTGATTAGCTGCCTGCTGGCAGGGCTGATGATGTGGATCCCAGGGCTGTTCGGCGTGATGACGGTCTGGACGCTGCTGGTCCCGGCGGCGCTGTTCTTCTTCGGCGCGGGTATGCTGTTCCCGCTTGCCACCAGCGGCGCGATGGAGCCCTTCCCGTTCCTCGCAGGCACGGCGGGCGCGCTGGTGGGCGGCTTGCAGAATATCGGCTCCGGCGCGCTAGCCTGGCTTTCCGCCATGTTGCCGCAGACCGGTCAGGCTAGTTTGGGCCTGCTGATGACGCTGATGGGGCTGCTGATTTTGCTGTGCTGGCTGCCGCTGGCGTCGCGCGTTCCGCATCACGAGCAGCCGGTTTAA
- the dsdA gene encoding D-serine ammonia-lyase — protein sequence MKNATITTLTAQFPLVEDLVALKETTWLNPRTTSLAEGLPYVGLTKADVDDAHARLNRFAPYLAKAFPETAATGGIIESDLVAIPAMQARLEKEFAKSIPGTLLLKKDSHLPISGSIKARGGIYEVLTHAEKLALEAGLLSVEDDYSILLEPRFKDFFSQYSIAVGSTGNLGMSIGIMSARIGFKVTVHMSADAREWKKAKLRSHGVIVVEYEQDYGVAVEQGRKAAESDPNCFFIDDENSRTLFLGYAVAGERLKAQFAEQGRVVDADRPLYVYLPCGVGGGPGGVAFGLKLAFGDNVHCFFAEPTHSPCMLLGVYTGLHDEIAVQDLGIDNVTAADGLAVGRASGFVGRAMERLLDGFYTLSDQSMYDMLGWLAQEEGIRLEPSALAGMAGPVRVHSHTNVTHLVWATGGGMVPEDEMAKYLAKGK from the coding sequence ATGAAAAACGCAACTATCACCACGTTAACCGCACAGTTTCCTCTGGTTGAGGATCTGGTTGCCCTGAAAGAAACCACCTGGCTAAACCCGCGCACCACTTCGCTTGCGGAAGGATTGCCGTACGTTGGGCTGACCAAAGCCGACGTGGACGACGCGCACGCGCGGCTCAACCGCTTCGCGCCGTATCTGGCGAAAGCCTTCCCGGAAACGGCGGCAACGGGCGGGATTATCGAATCCGACCTGGTCGCAATCCCGGCAATGCAGGCGCGGCTGGAGAAAGAATTTGCTAAGTCTATTCCCGGCACCCTGCTGCTGAAAAAAGACAGCCATCTGCCGATTTCCGGCTCGATTAAAGCGCGCGGCGGAATCTATGAGGTGCTGACCCACGCGGAAAAGCTGGCGCTGGAAGCCGGACTGCTGAGCGTCGAAGACGACTACAGCATCCTGCTGGAGCCGCGCTTTAAGGATTTCTTCAGCCAGTACAGCATCGCCGTGGGCTCAACCGGCAACCTCGGGATGTCCATCGGCATTATGAGCGCCCGCATCGGCTTTAAGGTGACGGTACATATGTCCGCCGACGCCCGCGAGTGGAAGAAAGCCAAACTGCGCAGCCACGGCGTCATCGTCGTGGAATATGAGCAGGATTACGGCGTGGCGGTGGAGCAGGGACGAAAAGCGGCGGAAAGCGATCCGAACTGTTTCTTCATCGACGATGAAAACTCACGCACCCTGTTCCTGGGCTATGCGGTGGCGGGCGAGCGCCTGAAGGCGCAGTTTGCCGAACAGGGCCGCGTGGTGGATGCGGATCGTCCTCTGTACGTCTATTTACCGTGCGGCGTCGGCGGCGGCCCCGGCGGCGTGGCGTTTGGCCTGAAGCTGGCCTTTGGCGATAACGTCCACTGCTTCTTCGCCGAACCAACGCACTCGCCGTGCATGCTGCTGGGCGTCTACACCGGCCTGCACGATGAGATCGCGGTGCAGGACCTGGGGATTGATAACGTGACGGCGGCGGACGGTCTGGCGGTAGGGCGCGCGTCCGGCTTCGTGGGCCGCGCGATGGAGCGCCTGCTCGACGGGTTTTATACGCTTTCCGACCAAAGCATGTATGACATGCTCGGCTGGCTGGCGCAGGAGGAAGGCATTCGCCTGGAGCCGTCGGCGCTGGCGGGGATGGCCGGGCCGGTGCGTGTTCATTCGCATACCAACGTTACCCACCTGGTGTGGGCGACCGGCGGCGGGATGGTGCCGGAAGACGAGATGGCGAAGTATCTGGCGAAAGGGAAGTAA
- the ivbL gene encoding ilvB operon leader peptide IvbL, with translation MTSSIFTSTLLKTAQPAAVVVVRVVVVVGNAP, from the coding sequence ATGACTTCATCCATCTTCACTTCGACCCTACTAAAAACTGCGCAACCTGCCGCAGTGGTCGTCGTGCGTGTGGTGGTGGTCGTCGGCAATGCGCCGTAG
- a CDS encoding cellulase family glycosylhydrolase has protein sequence MFKSFIATALLIASGWAIAAEPPLTAARYAQQLGVGMDVDWARTERGIREFDPLVVRDFRAKGISHVRIRVADEPTEARLIHLRKLVEACEQYGVIPIISYQADVYKNDPKADNEKEVINWWIAVAHYFGQRSPLLGFDLIYEPADKLNHNAASLNRVYEKAIKDIHAIDANRMIFIAPRLRAAPEDLSSLKLPARSQNYLLAEWHIFPWGPLKSNGKYPWTSGTAAEKAAIHNRINTALRWQQKTGHVSWVGGWGVGESNHLTPTASQMAFATYMACELQKAKIPYAVNADFQFYDGEEGAWRAAPEPLLQAMISPACEKPGEKPGHRAVKPAARDAERATPAAASTAKSAAPSASSAGPN, from the coding sequence GTGTTCAAGTCTTTCATTGCCACCGCCTTACTGATCGCCTCCGGCTGGGCCATTGCCGCTGAGCCGCCGCTGACGGCTGCCCGTTACGCGCAGCAGCTGGGCGTGGGAATGGACGTCGACTGGGCGCGCACCGAGCGCGGCATTCGCGAGTTTGACCCGCTGGTTGTCCGCGATTTTCGCGCAAAAGGGATTAGCCACGTGCGCATTCGCGTGGCGGATGAGCCGACAGAGGCCAGGCTGATTCATTTGCGCAAGCTGGTGGAAGCCTGCGAGCAGTACGGCGTCATCCCGATTATCTCGTATCAGGCCGATGTCTATAAAAACGACCCGAAAGCCGATAATGAGAAAGAGGTGATTAACTGGTGGATTGCCGTGGCGCACTATTTCGGCCAGCGCTCGCCGCTGCTGGGCTTTGACCTGATCTACGAGCCTGCGGATAAGCTCAACCACAACGCGGCATCGCTCAACCGGGTGTACGAGAAAGCGATTAAGGACATCCACGCGATCGATGCCAATCGCATGATCTTCATCGCCCCCCGCCTGCGCGCCGCGCCGGAAGATTTATCCAGCCTGAAGCTGCCCGCGCGCAGCCAGAACTACCTGCTGGCGGAGTGGCATATCTTCCCGTGGGGGCCGCTAAAAAGTAACGGTAAATACCCGTGGACGTCCGGTACCGCGGCAGAGAAAGCGGCGATTCACAATCGCATCAACACGGCGCTGCGCTGGCAGCAGAAAACCGGGCACGTCAGCTGGGTCGGGGGCTGGGGCGTTGGGGAGTCAAACCACCTCACGCCAACGGCGTCGCAAATGGCGTTTGCTACCTATATGGCCTGCGAGCTGCAAAAGGCGAAAATCCCCTACGCGGTTAACGCTGATTTCCAGTTTTATGACGGGGAAGAGGGGGCATGGCGAGCTGCACCGGAGCCGCTGCTGCAGGCAATGATTTCCCCTGCGTGTGAAAAGCCCGGCGAGAAGCCGGGCCATCGTGCGGTTAAACCGGCTGCTCGTGATGCGGAACGCGCGACGCCAGCGGCAGCCAGCACAGCAAAATCAGCAGCCCCATCAGCGTCATCAGCAGGCCCAAACTAG
- the dsdX gene encoding D-serine transporter DsdX — protein MGSQIWVVATLLISIVLIVLTIVKLKFHPFLALLLASFFVGAMMGMSPLDMVNAIESGIGGTLGFLAAVIGLGTILGKMMEVSGAAERIGIALQRCRWLSADVIMVLVGMICGITLFVEVGVVLLIPLAFSIAKKTNTSLLKLAIPLCTALMAVHCVVPPHPAALFVTNKLGADVGTVIVYGLLVGLMASLVGGPLFLKLLGDRLPFKPVPAEFSDLKVREEHTLPSLGATLFTVLLPIALMLVKTVAELNMAKEGTLYTLLEFIGNPITAMFIAVFMAYYLLGIRQHMGMGTMLTHTEHGFGSIANILLIIGAGGAFNAILKTSGLADTLAHILSNLHMHPILLAWLVALVLHAAVGSATVAMMGATAIVAPMLPLYPNVSPEIVTIAIGSGAIGCTIVTDSLFWLVKQYCGATLNETFKYYTTATFIASVLALGGTFLLSFII, from the coding sequence ATGGGCTCTCAAATCTGGGTTGTGGCAACGCTGCTCATCAGCATCGTGTTGATTGTGTTAACCATCGTAAAACTGAAGTTTCACCCGTTCCTCGCGCTGCTGCTGGCAAGCTTTTTCGTCGGTGCGATGATGGGGATGAGCCCGCTGGATATGGTTAACGCCATCGAGAGCGGGATTGGCGGCACGCTGGGATTCCTGGCGGCGGTGATTGGCCTGGGTACCATTCTCGGCAAGATGATGGAGGTCTCCGGCGCGGCGGAACGCATCGGGATTGCGCTTCAGCGCTGCCGCTGGCTGTCGGCGGATGTGATTATGGTGCTGGTTGGAATGATTTGCGGGATCACGCTGTTTGTCGAAGTCGGCGTGGTGCTGCTGATCCCGCTGGCGTTTTCCATCGCTAAAAAAACCAACACGTCGCTGCTCAAGCTGGCCATTCCGCTCTGTACCGCGCTGATGGCGGTGCACTGCGTGGTGCCTCCGCACCCGGCGGCGCTGTTCGTGACCAACAAGCTGGGCGCGGACGTGGGCACCGTTATCGTCTACGGCCTGCTGGTGGGCCTGATGGCCTCGCTGGTCGGCGGCCCGCTGTTCCTGAAACTGCTCGGGGATCGTTTGCCGTTTAAGCCGGTTCCGGCGGAGTTTTCAGACCTGAAGGTGCGGGAAGAGCATACCCTGCCGTCGCTGGGCGCCACGCTGTTCACGGTGCTGCTGCCGATTGCGCTGATGCTGGTGAAAACCGTCGCCGAGCTGAATATGGCAAAAGAAGGCACGCTGTATACGCTGCTGGAGTTTATCGGCAACCCGATTACCGCCATGTTTATCGCCGTGTTTATGGCCTATTACCTGCTGGGGATCCGCCAGCATATGGGCATGGGCACGATGCTGACGCATACCGAGCACGGCTTTGGCTCCATCGCCAACATTTTGCTGATTATCGGCGCGGGCGGGGCGTTTAACGCCATCCTCAAAACCAGCGGGCTGGCAGACACCCTGGCGCATATTCTCTCGAACCTGCACATGCACCCGATTCTGCTGGCCTGGCTGGTGGCGCTGGTGCTGCATGCCGCAGTGGGCTCGGCAACGGTAGCGATGATGGGTGCCACGGCGATAGTCGCGCCGATGCTGCCGCTCTACCCGAACGTCAGCCCGGAGATCGTCACCATTGCCATCGGTTCCGGCGCCATTGGCTGCACGATCGTGACCGATTCCCTCTTCTGGCTGGTGAAGCAATACTGCGGCGCTACCCTGAACGAGACCTTCAAATACTATACGACGGCGACCTTTATCGCCTCGGTGCTTGCACTTGGCGGCACATTCCTGCTTTCTTTCATTATCTGA
- a CDS encoding Hcp family type VI secretion system effector: MSNPAYLFLTDENGSPMIGPCVVLGREGAIELKSFTHNVNIPVDGNTGKLTGTRIHMPIMFQKEFDRVTPLLFRALSTGRTLQSATIKMYQINEAGFEQEYFNILLENVKITSITPDLYPGANTGTHLETVLIRYEKITWKHCDGNVIYSDSWNERATY, from the coding sequence ATGTCAAATCCAGCCTATTTATTTTTAACAGATGAAAATGGTTCTCCCATGATTGGCCCTTGCGTTGTGTTAGGGCGTGAAGGTGCAATTGAACTCAAATCATTCACTCATAATGTCAACATCCCAGTCGACGGGAATACCGGGAAATTGACGGGCACGCGTATACATATGCCCATCATGTTTCAGAAAGAATTTGATCGTGTAACTCCGCTTCTCTTTCGCGCGCTGAGCACGGGAAGAACGCTCCAGTCAGCCACCATTAAGATGTATCAGATTAATGAGGCGGGTTTCGAACAGGAATATTTTAATATCCTCCTGGAAAATGTGAAAATAACTTCAATCACACCAGACCTGTATCCCGGCGCAAACACCGGAACACACCTTGAAACGGTTCTCATACGCTACGAGAAAATCACCTGGAAGCATTGCGACGGCAATGTCATCTATAGTGATTCCTGGAATGAGCGAGCAACGTACTGA
- the tisB gene encoding type I toxin-antitoxin system toxin TisB encodes MGVVDMVILILKLIVAVLQLLDAVLKYVR; translated from the coding sequence ATGGGCGTCGTGGATATGGTCATACTTATCCTCAAACTCATTGTTGCTGTACTGCAACTGCTTGATGCTGTCCTGAAATACGTTCGGTAA
- the uhpA gene encoding transcriptional regulator UhpA: MTTIALIDDHLIVRSGFAQLLNLEPDFQVVAEFGSGREALAGLPGRGVQVCICDISMPDLSGLELLSQLPKGMSTIMLSVHDSPALVEQALNAGARGFLSKRCSPDELIAAVRTVSTGGCYLTPDIAIKLAAGRQDPLTRRERQVAEKLAQGMSVKEIAAELDLSPKTVHVHRANLMEKLNVSNDVELARRMFDSWQ, translated from the coding sequence ATGACCACCATCGCTCTCATCGACGACCACCTTATCGTCCGCTCCGGATTCGCCCAGCTTTTAAACCTCGAACCGGATTTTCAGGTCGTGGCCGAGTTTGGCTCCGGTCGCGAGGCGCTGGCGGGCCTGCCGGGGCGCGGGGTGCAGGTCTGTATCTGCGACATCTCGATGCCGGATCTCTCCGGGCTGGAGCTGCTAAGCCAGCTGCCGAAAGGGATGTCGACGATCATGCTGTCGGTGCACGACAGCCCGGCGCTGGTCGAGCAGGCGCTCAACGCGGGCGCGCGCGGGTTCCTCTCTAAACGCTGTAGCCCTGACGAGCTGATCGCCGCCGTGCGCACCGTCTCCACCGGCGGCTGCTATTTAACGCCGGATATCGCCATCAAGCTGGCGGCTGGACGCCAGGATCCGCTCACCCGGCGCGAGCGTCAGGTTGCGGAAAAACTCGCGCAGGGCATGTCGGTGAAAGAGATTGCCGCGGAGCTGGATCTGTCCCCGAAAACCGTACACGTTCATCGCGCCAACCTGATGGAAAAACTCAACGTCAGCAACGACGTTGAGCTGGCGCGCCGCATGTTCGACAGCTGGCAATGA